TTTTTTTACCATTTAAAAATATGCTACTGAGTTTGAAGCACGGGAAGCATCCTAGGGGCGGGAGTACCAGGTATTCTCCCGGGGTGTCCCAGGTAGTCCTGGCCATCTTaggcccggccctgtcggcccacccaggtccggccctaaaatccagggcctaggcccgatgggcttgtccatgggccgggcttgggcctgagttttgagcccatcagcagggcctgaacgggcttgggcttggcatattggcattttaaggaagaggcccggcccacggccctaagccctaagggcttttcagACCTTTTTACGAGATGgaccgggcttgggcttgaaaagtaggcccgatggtagggcctgggcctcagttttctgccatgggcttttttaggcccggcccatggccagatatagcCCCAGGCGATTGTTGAAATTGCGCACGTACAACCGTGATGGCGTTTGATTCAGAGATGGATCTCTCCGAGGCGGATGGTTCTGTACATATTTATTGCACGGTTAAGTAGGTAGCACTAGCAGTGTAGTGGAGTGTGTCTTACATTCGTCGGGAGGGCTCTCGTGATCGAGCCCACACTGCACACTGATGTCCACAACACTGGTACAAgacggggagagaagaaaaggtcgAGCTATATGGATAGATCGATCCCAAAAAAAGCCCCACGCCTCGAGAAACCGAACCTGATGATCCACTAGTCTAGCTACGAACTAGTGGCTGCACCTGCACCTAGCTGTCTAGCTTGACCAAGATGGAAGCCCCGTGCCGATCTCGACGTGCCCCGTCGTTGGCGGTGGGTGCTACTCAGTTGAGTGAGCCTGGCGGCGGGTGCGTGCCGGCGACGAAGAAGCGGCCGGAGGCGGCGTCCTGGCTGGCGTAGTAGACGGTGCTGGGGCTGACGTGGCTGTGCGTGCCCTCGTACGTGGTCACCACGTACGCCGGGTCGTCCCGGTCCCGCTCCACCCGCTTCTTCACGCTGCACCCTTCCGTCGAGCACCGGTAGTAGTTCCTTGGGTTGGGGCTGTTCTTGACGGCCTTCTTGCCGTACTTGCGCCACTTGTAGCCGTCGTCCAGGATCTCGACCTCCGACCGAGTCCGGAACGCGATGCGCTCCGTCCGCGGCCGCTCCGCCGACTCGGCGCTCCTCGCAGTCACCGCGGACGCCGAACTTGCAGCAGCCGCGCCAACGGCCGGCACGGAGACGACGGGCGGGAGCGGCGCGGCGAACGTGCCCTCGTCGTAAAGGTACTCGGAGATGTCGAACTGCGCCGCGGGGTCCGCCGCGATCGCCGGTGCAGCGGGCGGCGTGGCGCCGAGCGCCGCGGAGAAGCTGGAGGCCGGGCTGGAGGAGGTGGAGCTGATCCCCCCGTGGGAGAAGTGGGAGGACATGGAAGAGAAGTAGCAGCCGTCGCCCGCCGCCTGCGCCTGCTGTTGGTAGAGCAGTGGTGCCGCTCCGACTGCCGCCATGACCGAGTTTGACACCGGCGAGAGCGCTTCGTATTTATAAGACCCCCTAAACCGCcggtgcgctgctgctgctgcatggaTTGGGTTGGGGGGTGGATTTGGCGGGTGGATTTGTACTAGGAGGAGAGGCGCTGGCCGTGAGCTCCTGGGGATTTCGGGCGGCTTCCCGGTGAGCTTCGTGCTGAGAAGGTTCGGCGATGGTGAGTGGGTTGCCCGCCCGCCGCCGCAGACAAGctcgtgcgcgcgcgcgcgtgccacTTAGGAACAAAGACTTGAAGAAAGGTCTTCCTTGGCCACGTACTCTGACTACCACCCCTCATACACAGCCCAAATATGGGGTGGATATGGGGCGCCCGAGCGCGTCCGCCACGTCGGACCGACGTCGGGGTCCCACGTGGAATCGCCCAGAAACCTGGTAGTCCAAAGCTCGAACCGATGTCGCCGCGTGGCGCCACTCCGGCGGGCCGCATAATGCCTAGCCCGGCTATTTAAGCCGATCGCCGGCACCGAAACCCTATCCCTCGACAATTTTCTCCGCCCGTCCACCTCTGCCGCCACCACTAGTAGTCATGCCCCCACGCCACCGGATAAGCGGCTACCCATTTCTAACGCCGAAGCGTTGGCTGcagctccttgagcagatccgggCAAGGCGCGAAGTTCGGGTCGCAGCGGGGCTACCTCCGGATGTAATGGATCCGTgggaggagttggaggaggaggaggaggtgccagAGGAGGATGCGGGGGACGCTGGGGACGCGGATCTGCAGGTGGATCAGCAAGCCATCCTCGATTCCCTGCGCTTGGAGTTGGATCCAGAGACGAGATGTCGTCACCGGCAGGAGATGGAGGTTCAGCACGCCGTGGAGGAGGAGATGttcgcctacatggatgaggtcgagcaggaggaggaggagaagccggAGCCCCATCCACCTGGCGCCCGACACGGACGTCGTGGTCATCTCCAACGACGAAGCTAGCTAGGATAGTATGTAGTATGTAGTACATATTGCATGGATCTAGGGGTTGAAATATGAGAGACTCGGATGCAGAGTAGCTCATTTGAGGCGTAACCGGTCATTATCCACGGTTACGCCTGATCGTGTCCGCAGGTGTTTGATAGGCCGGATTTGCCCATCACGGATGTAGATGCTATTATCCTGCATATGGCTTTCTTAGAGACGGACGTTTACTTAGTACAGTGATATTTTTTTCCCGATCAAATATCATTTGCCATCATATGAATCATGTTCCCCTTCATAGGCCATCCAGCTGACATTGTTTTTACATTGTTAGTATAGTGGAGCATCTGATCTTCCTCATGGAAGATCATTTTCTATCCTCGATCCTTTTACGTTTCGAAGTCCTCATGGAAGATCATTTTCTATCCTCAATACACGGAGCATCTTCTTCCACAACGAGGACCATTTGTTTTCTCAATCATGTTCCACATGGCTCCGGCTTTTTCAGTTGGGATGAACGATGTCGACCGTCCGGGCAGCACATGCAGAAGAATATTAGTATGTGCTTGGCCAAACTCCTGTCCGGTTGTCGTCCTCGAGCTTGGGGCGGCGTACACCATTGATGCGGGGTTTGCGAAGCACGAGCTAGTTGAGTGAGCCTGGCGGCGGGTGCGTGCCGGCGACGAAGAAGCGGCCGGAGGCGGCGTCCTGGCTGGCGTAGTAGACGGTGCTGGGGCTCACGTGGCTGTGCGTGCCCTCGTACGTGGTCACCACGTACGCCTGGTCGTCCCGGTCCCGCTCCACCCGCTTCTTCACGCTGCACCCTTCCGTCGAGCACCGGTAGTAGTTTCTTGGGTTGGGGCTGTTCTTGACGGACTTCTTGCCGTACTTGCGCCACTTGTAGCCGTCGTCGAGGATCTCGATCTCCGACCGAGTCCGGAACGCGATGCGCTCCGTCCGCGGCCGCTCCACCGACTCGGCGCTCCTCGCAGTCACCGCGGACGCCGAACTTGCAGCAGCCACGCCAACGGTCGGCACGGAGATGACGGGCGGGAGCGACTCCGAGAACACGCCCTCGTCGAAGAGGTACTCGGAGATGTCGAACTGCGCCGCAGGGTCGGCGGCGATCGCCGGTGCAGCGGGCGGCGTGGCGCCGAGCGCGGCGGAGAAGCTGGACGCCGGGCTGGAGGCGTTCGAGCTGACTTCCCCGTGGGAGAAGTAGGAGGACATGAAAGAGAAGTAGCAGCCGTCGCCCACCGCCTGCGCCTGCTGTTGGAAGAGCAGTGGTGCCGCTCCGACTGCCGCCATGACTGTGTTTGGCACCGGCGAGAGCGCTTCGTATTTATAAGACCCCCTAAATCGCCGCTGCTCTGCTGCTGCATGGATTGGGTTGGGGAGTGGATTTGGCGGGTGGATTTGTACTAGGAGGAGAGGCGCTGGCCGTGAGCTCTTGGGGATTTTGGGCGGCTTCCCGGTGAGCTTCGTGCTGAGAAGGTTCGGCGATGGTGAGTGGGTTGCCCGCCCGCCGCCGCAGACAGGCTCCTCGTGCCACTTATCACTTATGGCAGGGTGGGCTGGGAGAATTGTCTCGGAACAAAGACTTGAAGAAAGGTCTTCCTTGGCCACGTAGGAGTGTGTGTGGCCCCTCCGATCGGACTCAATTCAAGCAACCAAGCCGCATTCTTCCTTTGCATTGTGCTCAAAATCTCTTTTCTGGACCAGCTTTACCTGATGTGGAAAGCCAACACATTCTAAACCGGTCCACACCGACAAATgtctactccctctatcccaaaattcttgtcttaaattagatacggatgtatctttgagacggagggagtccatgtttatacaaagtttatattttcatattttacaaactTGGTCAAGTTTATAAAAGAATATATTAACATATGCAACACCAAATTAGTTTCATTAGATTCTTCATAAATATATAATCTCGTATTGTGTACTCGCTCcaacccaaaataagtgtcgcagttttgaaccaAATCTAGTTCAAAACTGAGATACTTGTTATGGATCTGCGGTAGTATATATGATGTTGCAAATTTTATCATGTTTTTCTATAAGTTTTGTCAAACTCAAGTTTAAGGCAGGATAACATAGAACTTCAATTAATTTGGAATAAGAGAGTATTTGCTATCATGAGTTAAATTCACTAGATTTTTGTACTTGATCAAACAACTTCTAATCTCTGCTATACTGTGGCTAACTGAAATTTTGCAAAACCACAATATTTCTTAGTTGTTTGATTCTTCGCGACAATATAGGCGAGCATGGACCAAGTCGGAGGTGGCGATTACACTGAGCTTGTAAGGTGTGTGGGGGTGAGCTTGGACCAAGCTAGATGCGGCATCGGCGTGGAACAGAGGTGAGGAGGGGTTTGAGGTAGAAGGGTCGACGGTTGCGTTACCAGACTAACACAAATGTTTGGGGAAACCAACACCCAGTCCCATGGCAGTGCTGACACCAGGGCCACCTCGACGGGATGAAGCTAGAGGTACTTGTTTCACTTTGTCATTCTCTCTGCTACCCGGACGAACAACACAATGACACCAAAACCTAATAAGCTAAAGCAAGACTTCCGACGAGCACAAAAGTACATGGTCTCCTCGCCTCCCAATGCTAAAATCGGCCAATGAAGACGAGGGAGGTCTGACGAAACCCGGATGGGATTCTGCGACAGACAAAACCAATTAAAAACGATGAAACCCGGATGGGATTCTGCACCAGATGAAACCAATTTAACACGGCAAGCAGGAGATCTTGTGGCGGATAGAGTCTAGACATTCTTAAACTTAACCATTGCTATAGAAAAACTACCCAACATTCTTAAGACCAAATATACTTTTGTAATCGGGGATGTAAATGGCAAATAAGCAGCGTCTGCAAGTCCTGTTTAGTTAGTTTGAGCTAGCTCCATAATTCATTTTCCTAAAAAGAAAACAATTTTTTGAATTGATAGATTATTAGTGGGTTCGAACGGAATTAAACGGAACCCGATTGACATCCCTATTTGCAATGTATGCATTTTGAACGAAATACTTGTATGGGAGCTGACGACCAaaacatcatcacaatgagtatcgTTGCCCAAACCGACATACATTTGTGTTATCACGTTTCGACTTGTGTGACATGTGTACAGAacaacagaaaaaaaatttgttaaGGCATTTTCAATGTGGCTCACCATTTCTCTCCTATATATCTGGACTGGATGGTCCAGATACTTCTAGGCCTTTAAAGCTATCCTTCAATATATAGTTCGTAAACACATGGGGACACCTCAAATCACCTAGTCCGAAACCAAATCTAAGGAAGGCCACCAAGGAGAGTTCAGACGGTACGTCCGGCTCACTGTCATCCACGTCACACACTCATCTTTCTCTCTCTCGGTCCGCCTAACCTACAGTAAACTCACAGTCCACGGTATAGAAGTGCAGGATATCGTTGGAGGGCCTCCACTCAACCGGCTGTCCGTGAATATGTCCAGACGGGTACGCGGACATCTGACCCATCGCCTTCGCATGAAGAGGCGCAAACCAATCAAAGCTACTCCctttgtaaacaaatataaaagcgtttagatcactaaaataataatctaaatactcttatattagtttacggagggagtataagttatCTAGCTAGCCACCATGCTGAACATCCAAAACGACGTCTATTCCCATAGCCATGTCAGGCGTAATAAAGAAACAGGTGTCCCGGTCGGCGCTCAGGTGCACTGTACACTGGACGTCGCTTTCATTTGGCATCCAATAATACAACTGAACGAATGGGATTACCGCACGAGGCCACGCAACGGTGGCAATCAGAAGATTGAGTGATGTCGAAACCGTCGGATTCCCCGCAGTTTCCTCGGCGATATTTTTTCTACAGTCCTAGTAGTATTTGCATGCTCGCTATCGATGCCCGTCGCCATTGTCAGTTTGTCACGGCAATTCCGGAGTCCCTGTCATCCCCGAATCTTTCTATGTTTGGCCATCGATCACACACACAGCTCGCTGGCCTCTCGCGGTTCGCTTCCGCGGTTCATTCCTTTTTCTGTTTGTGTGTGGACTACGCCCTCCTCAGGCCAACTCCACGGCGCGACCCCAAACATACGTCCGGTttatccggattctgtccgtttaggTAGCGATTTGGAGTCATGTCCGGACGTGTCCTggaatgcggtggccgtgcgcccagtacacggccgcatccatttgccccatctTATCCGCGTCTATTTAAAAAACCAGAAGCAATGTTTCAAATGCCAAGCCCTAGTTCAGGCCACCGGCCCCGGTTCATCACGCCGGCAACAGAGCCAGTGGCCTACACGTCCATCGCCGGCATCAGCCAGCGGCCGACAACACAGCCAGCCTTCAAAATGAATAgttgtcctcgccggcaacacagccagcggccggcaacacctttggtgcactccgaccgcggcttccttggcgccttcttcttcttcacctttgcgggCGGGTCGACGGTCAGACCGTCGGAACtcggcggggcgtcggccatggacgggggagagagagggggcggcgggagggACGTGGGGTTTTTTGGGGGAAATGGCGCCAAATGGGCGTGGGGGGGGGGGTTTGGTTTctcccaccgacaggcgggccaggggaggacaagcgcgcgcgtcccgcccgtccgcgaGCTGTCCGTTTCACCTCAAAACCGGCGCAAACTTGGAccgcggatgggtcgaaagcgcacacaaaacggacaaaaattcgtttgcgcccgcgcgctgggccgtctcgtTTGTCCCTTTTACTCCAAACGAACGGGGGTGGACATGATAGGGTCGCGCACTTGCTTCCCGACTCGGCGAGAGCTtgtctgtttttttgttttgttttttgtttttacccTAGAGAGAGCTTGTCAGTCGGGCGCGGCTTGTTAGCAACAGAAGTGGCACGCCAGGAGAGGCGGCTTGATAGCAACAGAAGTGGTACGCCAGCAGAGGTACCGACCCTTAAAATTTCCTGATCTCAGAAGCCTCCACGTACCGAGCCCATGAAACTAGGGCGGGCACGTGCGACGACGCTGGCCGCCACCACGTCCGTAGCAATCTTCTGGGAAGCCTCCGGCCAGCAACGGCACCTAACGCAGCACACACGCACCAGCAACGGCCGGTACGCCCTGTCGCCGTCTCCGGTACGTCGGAAAGCGGCGGTGGCGCTGCTGGCTGGATCGGGTTCATTTATCGGCGCCGCTCTCGATCAGTTCCGGCGGGCGTCCCTGTCGCCGTATAGGTTTCTGCCTATCCGCACAGCACAGATTAATGGCTCCAGGGCAGCGACACAGGGGCGTCGCGCTCGCCCGCCCGGTGGATTGATCGGCCGGAACCTGCCACGAACGCCGGCTGCGGCTGGGGTCGAGCTGGGTGGCCTGGCGCGCTCGTGCTAGACCCATCGATCAGCCTGCGCCATCTCTCTACAGGTCACCTTGTCTACGTATGCTCTCCCCACGCTGGAGGCTCGAGTCTGTGGTGTTGGATCGACCTCGTCTGCACTCTGCACGTCCACACCATTGGTGAGCCCATAGCGACTTCTTACCGCACCCTACGAAATCACTCCACCTACCTGGTTGATGGTGACGGAATAGTTAACAGAGAAATTACCGTCGGTCGCCAACTACCGTCACTTTGATCACCTTTTTGTAACCTTTGCTTTGACCGTGGATATGTCGCTACCAACTGTCACAGTAAGCCCGCAAAAAAGAAAAACTGTCACAAGTAAGAGCATCTAACCGATCTCTTAATTTAGCGAAGCAAACGGCCTTCTGTCcttcaactctatatatttgctcctCTAAAAGATGTGGTTTCTAATCGTATCTCTAAATTAGCTCCAAATTTTTCTCTAACACAAATTCATTCATTTTTTCGCCATCGAGTTAAGCTTCACTACTCAATTATTTCATTAAACGACATCTTGGTCATATACTTCACCAATTCTTCGCTAAGAGACCGGTCCAACGAAAACAAATTACACACTTCAATAGAAACACCACTTCCTTAACTGCTCCTACTAGTCCAATCAGTATTTTCTCCATCTTTCAATTGCCTGCATTGTCACTTTTCTTTGTTGATACGACGCACTTGTGCC
The sequence above is a segment of the Triticum dicoccoides isolate Atlit2015 ecotype Zavitan chromosome 1A, WEW_v2.0, whole genome shotgun sequence genome. Coding sequences within it:
- the LOC119288594 gene encoding probable WRKY transcription factor 75, with protein sequence MAAVGAAPLLYQQQAQAAGDGCYFSSMSSHFSHGGISSTSSSPASSFSAALGATPPAAPAIAADPAAQFDISEYLYDEGTFAAPLPPVVSVPAVGAAAASSASAVTARSAESAERPRTERIAFRTRSEVEILDDGYKWRKYGKKAVKNSPNPRNYYRCSTEGCSVKKRVERDRDDPAYVVTTYEGTHSHVSPSTVYYASQDAASGRFFVAGTHPPPGSLN
- the LOC119288582 gene encoding probable WRKY transcription factor 50, whose amino-acid sequence is MAAVGAAPLLFQQQAQAVGDGCYFSFMSSYFSHGEVSSNASSPASSFSAALGATPPAAPAIAADPAAQFDISEYLFDEGVFSESLPPVISVPTVGVAAASSASAVTARSAESVERPRTERIAFRTRSEIEILDDGYKWRKYGKKSVKNSPNPRNYYRCSTEGCSVKKRVERDRDDQAYVVTTYEGTHSHVSPSTVYYASQDAASGRFFVAGTHPPPGSLN